A genome region from Ptiloglossa arizonensis isolate GNS036 chromosome 4, iyPtiAriz1_principal, whole genome shotgun sequence includes the following:
- the Spas gene encoding spastin isoform X1 produces MSYSDGGRPIRKFGTKSPKKLCVTKNENNDKTTTAINCNNHHHNHYHHIHRFLDTPQPSVHKRNLYIVSFPLILLFNILRTLLYQLFLVFKYLYTSTSQLIQRRQASKQTCQLEIVVGQKSVQSLNNNLHNSGQIENEGMSQVPRRPIGPGPGDPLFAKQKHHHRRAFEFISKALKIDEDNEGQKELAIELYKKGIGELEKGIAIECNGGRGEVWEHAQRLHDKMRTNLAMAKDRLDFLVSVCELKKMDISSEYHAPGNKVDGEHPGKNLRARRNIHTLQTTRSSLNINHTKNTNSTQTVNIGQNTCTQIPKLRPRSPKNYCAHSEASGRKLSVPGKRVGTAISKSQTLPRSMGRSTPVQSCHRVTPVKPTSTPPSVKRQLSVPGNGSPIRRPGTPTASNSNRGTPTRKIPILKGVDPKLAQVILDEILEGGTAVHWEDIAGQETAKQALQEMVILPSLRPELFTGLRTPARGLLLFGPPGNGKTLLARAVATQCNATFFSISAASLTSKYVGEGEKLVRALFAIARELQPSVIFIDEVDSLLSERRDNEHEASRRLKTEFLVEFDGLPCNPEERVLVMAATNRPQELDEAALRRFTKRVYVTLPDLRTRIMLLRRLLAKHNDPLTPEELNEMAVLTEGYSGSDLTGLAKDAALGPIRELNPDQVKELDLNSVRNITMQDFRDSLKRIRRSVSPASLAAYEKWSFEYGDNVHTAAFTFSKLIYK; encoded by the exons ATGTCTTACAGCGATGGTGGGCGTCCGATCCGAAAATTCGGCACCAAGTCGCCAAAAAAGCTTTGCGTGaccaaaaatgaaaataacgatAAAACTACGACCGCTATTAATTGCAATAATCACCATCACAATCATTACCACCATATTCATCGCTTCCTCGACACTCCTCAACCGTCGGTACACAAGCGTAATCTATATATTGTTTCTTTCCCCTTGATACTGCTCTTCAACATTCTGAGAACACTTCTTTATCAGTTATTCCTAGTATTTAAGTACTTGTATACATCTACATCTCAGCTGATTCAACGAAGGCAAGCTTCCAAGCAGACCTGCCAATTGGAGATTGTAGTCGGTCAAAAGTCCGTGCAGAGcttgaataataatttacacaattctggGCAAATTGAAAACGAAGGAATGTCACAAGTGCCCAGAAGACCTATTGGTCCTGGTCCTGGGGATCCTTTGTTTGCTAAACAAAAACATCATCATCGTAGAGCTTTTGAATTCATCAGTAAGGCACTTAAGATTGACGAGGACAATGAAG GTCAAAAAGAATTGGCAATTGAACTCTATAAGAAAGGTATTGGAGAATTAGAAAAAGGAATAGCTATAGAATGTAATGGTGGTCGAGGAGAAGTATGGGAACATGCTCAAAGGCTTCATGATAAAATGCGCACTAATCTAGCAATGGCAAAGGATAGACTTGATTTTCTTG TGAGTGTGTGTGAGCTGAAAAAGATGGATATCTCCAGTGAATATCATGCCCCTGGAAATAAAGTGGACGGCGAACATCCAGGGAAGAATCTGAGGGCCCGTCGCAATATACACACATTACAAACAACTCGTTCTTCCTTAAACATAAATCACACAAAAAACACGAACAGTACACAAACAGTGAACATAGGACAAAACACATGTACTCAAATTCCCAAGTTAAGGCCACGTTCTCCAAAAAACTATTGTGCCCATTCTGAAG CATCTGGAAGGAAGTTATCTGTTCCTGGAAAAAGAGTGGGTACAGCTATAAGCAAGAGTCAAACATTACCACGTAGTATGGGACGTTCAACACCAGTTCAATCTTGTCACAGAGTTACACCTGTTAAACCAACATCCACACCACCCTCTGTAAAGAGACAATTATCTGTACCTGGAAATGGTTCACCTATAAGGAGACCAGGAACACCTACTGCATCAAATAGTAACAGAGGTACACCCACTAGAAAAATACCTATTTTAAAAGGTGTGGATCCAAAACTTGCACAAGTTATTCTTGATGAAATTTTGGAAGGAGGAACAGCAGTACATTGGGAAGACATTGCTGGTCAAGAG ACTGCAAAACAAGCACTACAAGAAATGGTGATACTACCTTCATTGAGACCAGAATTGTTCACTGGTCTACGAACACCTGCAAGAGGATTATTATTGTTTGGTCCGCCAGGAAATGGCAAGACCTTACTTGCACGTGCTGTGGCTACCCAATGCAATGCtacatttttttcaatatcTGCAGCTAGTCTTACATCAAAATATGttggagaaggagaaaaattaGTAAGGGCTCTTTTTGCTATAGCGCGAGAGTTACAGCCATCCGTAATCTTTATCGACGAAGTGGATTCACTATTAAGTGAACGCAGGGATAATGAGCATGAAGCTTCAAG GCGGTTGAAAACGGAATTTTTAGTTGAATTTGATGGTTTACCATGTAATCCGGAAGAACGGGTACTCGTCATGGCTGCTACAAATAGACCTCAAGAATTAGATGAAGCTGCATTAAGAAGATTCACAAAACGAGTTTATGTCACATTGCCGGATTTACGGACAAGAATTATGTTACTAAGACGACTTTTAGCAAAACATAATGATCCACTTACACCAGAAGAATTAAATGAAATGGCGGTTTTGACTGAAGGCTATTCTGGAAGTGATTTAACCGGTTTGGCAAAAGATGCAGCACTTGGGCCTATCAgag AGCTCAATCCAGATCAAGTAAAGGAATTGGATCTAAATTCTGTGCGCAACATCACAATGCAAGATTTTCGTGATTCGCTTAAAAGAATTCGTAGATCAGTATCACCTGCAAGTTTAGCTGCTTATGAAAAATGGAGTTTCGAGTATGGCGAT AATGTACATACAGCAGCTTTTACATTTTCTAAGCTAATTTATAAATGA
- the Spas gene encoding spastin isoform X6 codes for MSYSDGGRPIRKFGTKSPKKLCVTKNENNDKTTTAINCNNHHHNHYHHIHRFLDTPQPSVHKRNLYIVSFPLILLFNILRTLLYQLFLVFKYLYTSTSQLIQRRQASKQTCQLEIVVGQKSVQSLNNNLHNSGQIENEGMSQVPRRPIGPGPGDPLFAKQKHHHRRAFEFISKALKIDEDNEGQKELAIELYKKGIGELEKGIAIECNGGRGEVWEHAQRLHDKMRTNLAMAKDRLDFLASGRKLSVPGKRVGTAISKSQTLPRSMGRSTPVQSCHRVTPVKPTSTPPSVKRQLSVPGNGSPIRRPGTPTASNSNRGTPTRKIPILKGVDPKLAQVILDEILEGGTAVHWEDIAGQETAKQALQEMVILPSLRPELFTGLRTPARGLLLFGPPGNGKTLLARAVATQCNATFFSISAASLTSKYVGEGEKLVRALFAIARELQPSVIFIDEVDSLLSERRDNEHEASRRLKTEFLVEFDGLPCNPEERVLVMAATNRPQELDEAALRRFTKRVYVTLPDLRTRIMLLRRLLAKHNDPLTPEELNEMAVLTEGYSGSDLTGLAKDAALGPIRELNPDQVKELDLNSVRNITMQDFRDSLKRIRRSVSPASLAAYEKWSFEYGDVSL; via the exons ATGTCTTACAGCGATGGTGGGCGTCCGATCCGAAAATTCGGCACCAAGTCGCCAAAAAAGCTTTGCGTGaccaaaaatgaaaataacgatAAAACTACGACCGCTATTAATTGCAATAATCACCATCACAATCATTACCACCATATTCATCGCTTCCTCGACACTCCTCAACCGTCGGTACACAAGCGTAATCTATATATTGTTTCTTTCCCCTTGATACTGCTCTTCAACATTCTGAGAACACTTCTTTATCAGTTATTCCTAGTATTTAAGTACTTGTATACATCTACATCTCAGCTGATTCAACGAAGGCAAGCTTCCAAGCAGACCTGCCAATTGGAGATTGTAGTCGGTCAAAAGTCCGTGCAGAGcttgaataataatttacacaattctggGCAAATTGAAAACGAAGGAATGTCACAAGTGCCCAGAAGACCTATTGGTCCTGGTCCTGGGGATCCTTTGTTTGCTAAACAAAAACATCATCATCGTAGAGCTTTTGAATTCATCAGTAAGGCACTTAAGATTGACGAGGACAATGAAG GTCAAAAAGAATTGGCAATTGAACTCTATAAGAAAGGTATTGGAGAATTAGAAAAAGGAATAGCTATAGAATGTAATGGTGGTCGAGGAGAAGTATGGGAACATGCTCAAAGGCTTCATGATAAAATGCGCACTAATCTAGCAATGGCAAAGGATAGACTTGATTTTCTTG CATCTGGAAGGAAGTTATCTGTTCCTGGAAAAAGAGTGGGTACAGCTATAAGCAAGAGTCAAACATTACCACGTAGTATGGGACGTTCAACACCAGTTCAATCTTGTCACAGAGTTACACCTGTTAAACCAACATCCACACCACCCTCTGTAAAGAGACAATTATCTGTACCTGGAAATGGTTCACCTATAAGGAGACCAGGAACACCTACTGCATCAAATAGTAACAGAGGTACACCCACTAGAAAAATACCTATTTTAAAAGGTGTGGATCCAAAACTTGCACAAGTTATTCTTGATGAAATTTTGGAAGGAGGAACAGCAGTACATTGGGAAGACATTGCTGGTCAAGAG ACTGCAAAACAAGCACTACAAGAAATGGTGATACTACCTTCATTGAGACCAGAATTGTTCACTGGTCTACGAACACCTGCAAGAGGATTATTATTGTTTGGTCCGCCAGGAAATGGCAAGACCTTACTTGCACGTGCTGTGGCTACCCAATGCAATGCtacatttttttcaatatcTGCAGCTAGTCTTACATCAAAATATGttggagaaggagaaaaattaGTAAGGGCTCTTTTTGCTATAGCGCGAGAGTTACAGCCATCCGTAATCTTTATCGACGAAGTGGATTCACTATTAAGTGAACGCAGGGATAATGAGCATGAAGCTTCAAG GCGGTTGAAAACGGAATTTTTAGTTGAATTTGATGGTTTACCATGTAATCCGGAAGAACGGGTACTCGTCATGGCTGCTACAAATAGACCTCAAGAATTAGATGAAGCTGCATTAAGAAGATTCACAAAACGAGTTTATGTCACATTGCCGGATTTACGGACAAGAATTATGTTACTAAGACGACTTTTAGCAAAACATAATGATCCACTTACACCAGAAGAATTAAATGAAATGGCGGTTTTGACTGAAGGCTATTCTGGAAGTGATTTAACCGGTTTGGCAAAAGATGCAGCACTTGGGCCTATCAgag AGCTCAATCCAGATCAAGTAAAGGAATTGGATCTAAATTCTGTGCGCAACATCACAATGCAAGATTTTCGTGATTCGCTTAAAAGAATTCGTAGATCAGTATCACCTGCAAGTTTAGCTGCTTATGAAAAATGGAGTTTCGAGTATGGCGATGTAAGTCTATGA
- the Spas gene encoding spastin isoform X4: protein MCKGMALKSASAQNNLSCLIQRRQASKQTCQLEIVVGQKSVQSLNNNLHNSGQIENEGMSQVPRRPIGPGPGDPLFAKQKHHHRRAFEFISKALKIDEDNEGQKELAIELYKKGIGELEKGIAIECNGGRGEVWEHAQRLHDKMRTNLAMAKDRLDFLVSVCELKKMDISSEYHAPGNKVDGEHPGKNLRARRNIHTLQTTRSSLNINHTKNTNSTQTVNIGQNTCTQIPKLRPRSPKNYCAHSEASGRKLSVPGKRVGTAISKSQTLPRSMGRSTPVQSCHRVTPVKPTSTPPSVKRQLSVPGNGSPIRRPGTPTASNSNRGTPTRKIPILKGVDPKLAQVILDEILEGGTAVHWEDIAGQETAKQALQEMVILPSLRPELFTGLRTPARGLLLFGPPGNGKTLLARAVATQCNATFFSISAASLTSKYVGEGEKLVRALFAIARELQPSVIFIDEVDSLLSERRDNEHEASRRLKTEFLVEFDGLPCNPEERVLVMAATNRPQELDEAALRRFTKRVYVTLPDLRTRIMLLRRLLAKHNDPLTPEELNEMAVLTEGYSGSDLTGLAKDAALGPIRELNPDQVKELDLNSVRNITMQDFRDSLKRIRRSVSPASLAAYEKWSFEYGDNVHTAAFTFSKLIYK from the exons atgTGCAAGGGAATGGCGCTAAAGAGCGCAAGTGCACAGAATAATCTATCTTGC CTGATTCAACGAAGGCAAGCTTCCAAGCAGACCTGCCAATTGGAGATTGTAGTCGGTCAAAAGTCCGTGCAGAGcttgaataataatttacacaattctggGCAAATTGAAAACGAAGGAATGTCACAAGTGCCCAGAAGACCTATTGGTCCTGGTCCTGGGGATCCTTTGTTTGCTAAACAAAAACATCATCATCGTAGAGCTTTTGAATTCATCAGTAAGGCACTTAAGATTGACGAGGACAATGAAG GTCAAAAAGAATTGGCAATTGAACTCTATAAGAAAGGTATTGGAGAATTAGAAAAAGGAATAGCTATAGAATGTAATGGTGGTCGAGGAGAAGTATGGGAACATGCTCAAAGGCTTCATGATAAAATGCGCACTAATCTAGCAATGGCAAAGGATAGACTTGATTTTCTTG TGAGTGTGTGTGAGCTGAAAAAGATGGATATCTCCAGTGAATATCATGCCCCTGGAAATAAAGTGGACGGCGAACATCCAGGGAAGAATCTGAGGGCCCGTCGCAATATACACACATTACAAACAACTCGTTCTTCCTTAAACATAAATCACACAAAAAACACGAACAGTACACAAACAGTGAACATAGGACAAAACACATGTACTCAAATTCCCAAGTTAAGGCCACGTTCTCCAAAAAACTATTGTGCCCATTCTGAAG CATCTGGAAGGAAGTTATCTGTTCCTGGAAAAAGAGTGGGTACAGCTATAAGCAAGAGTCAAACATTACCACGTAGTATGGGACGTTCAACACCAGTTCAATCTTGTCACAGAGTTACACCTGTTAAACCAACATCCACACCACCCTCTGTAAAGAGACAATTATCTGTACCTGGAAATGGTTCACCTATAAGGAGACCAGGAACACCTACTGCATCAAATAGTAACAGAGGTACACCCACTAGAAAAATACCTATTTTAAAAGGTGTGGATCCAAAACTTGCACAAGTTATTCTTGATGAAATTTTGGAAGGAGGAACAGCAGTACATTGGGAAGACATTGCTGGTCAAGAG ACTGCAAAACAAGCACTACAAGAAATGGTGATACTACCTTCATTGAGACCAGAATTGTTCACTGGTCTACGAACACCTGCAAGAGGATTATTATTGTTTGGTCCGCCAGGAAATGGCAAGACCTTACTTGCACGTGCTGTGGCTACCCAATGCAATGCtacatttttttcaatatcTGCAGCTAGTCTTACATCAAAATATGttggagaaggagaaaaattaGTAAGGGCTCTTTTTGCTATAGCGCGAGAGTTACAGCCATCCGTAATCTTTATCGACGAAGTGGATTCACTATTAAGTGAACGCAGGGATAATGAGCATGAAGCTTCAAG GCGGTTGAAAACGGAATTTTTAGTTGAATTTGATGGTTTACCATGTAATCCGGAAGAACGGGTACTCGTCATGGCTGCTACAAATAGACCTCAAGAATTAGATGAAGCTGCATTAAGAAGATTCACAAAACGAGTTTATGTCACATTGCCGGATTTACGGACAAGAATTATGTTACTAAGACGACTTTTAGCAAAACATAATGATCCACTTACACCAGAAGAATTAAATGAAATGGCGGTTTTGACTGAAGGCTATTCTGGAAGTGATTTAACCGGTTTGGCAAAAGATGCAGCACTTGGGCCTATCAgag AGCTCAATCCAGATCAAGTAAAGGAATTGGATCTAAATTCTGTGCGCAACATCACAATGCAAGATTTTCGTGATTCGCTTAAAAGAATTCGTAGATCAGTATCACCTGCAAGTTTAGCTGCTTATGAAAAATGGAGTTTCGAGTATGGCGAT AATGTACATACAGCAGCTTTTACATTTTCTAAGCTAATTTATAAATGA
- the Spas gene encoding spastin isoform X3, with the protein MCKGMALKSASAQNNLSCLFLVFKYLYTSTSQLIQRRQASKQTCQLEIVVGQKSVQSLNNNLHNSGQIENEGMSQVPRRPIGPGPGDPLFAKQKHHHRRAFEFISKALKIDEDNEGQKELAIELYKKGIGELEKGIAIECNGGRGEVWEHAQRLHDKMRTNLAMAKDRLDFLVSVCELKKMDISSEYHAPGNKVDGEHPGKNLRARRNIHTLQTTRSSLNINHTKNTNSTQTVNIGQNTCTQIPKLRPRSPKNYCAHSEASGRKLSVPGKRVGTAISKSQTLPRSMGRSTPVQSCHRVTPVKPTSTPPSVKRQLSVPGNGSPIRRPGTPTASNSNRGTPTRKIPILKGVDPKLAQVILDEILEGGTAVHWEDIAGQETAKQALQEMVILPSLRPELFTGLRTPARGLLLFGPPGNGKTLLARAVATQCNATFFSISAASLTSKYVGEGEKLVRALFAIARELQPSVIFIDEVDSLLSERRDNEHEASRRLKTEFLVEFDGLPCNPEERVLVMAATNRPQELDEAALRRFTKRVYVTLPDLRTRIMLLRRLLAKHNDPLTPEELNEMAVLTEGYSGSDLTGLAKDAALGPIRELNPDQVKELDLNSVRNITMQDFRDSLKRIRRSVSPASLAAYEKWSFEYGDNVHTAAFTFSKLIYK; encoded by the exons atgTGCAAGGGAATGGCGCTAAAGAGCGCAAGTGCACAGAATAATCTATCTTGC TTATTCCTAGTATTTAAGTACTTGTATACATCTACATCTCAGCTGATTCAACGAAGGCAAGCTTCCAAGCAGACCTGCCAATTGGAGATTGTAGTCGGTCAAAAGTCCGTGCAGAGcttgaataataatttacacaattctggGCAAATTGAAAACGAAGGAATGTCACAAGTGCCCAGAAGACCTATTGGTCCTGGTCCTGGGGATCCTTTGTTTGCTAAACAAAAACATCATCATCGTAGAGCTTTTGAATTCATCAGTAAGGCACTTAAGATTGACGAGGACAATGAAG GTCAAAAAGAATTGGCAATTGAACTCTATAAGAAAGGTATTGGAGAATTAGAAAAAGGAATAGCTATAGAATGTAATGGTGGTCGAGGAGAAGTATGGGAACATGCTCAAAGGCTTCATGATAAAATGCGCACTAATCTAGCAATGGCAAAGGATAGACTTGATTTTCTTG TGAGTGTGTGTGAGCTGAAAAAGATGGATATCTCCAGTGAATATCATGCCCCTGGAAATAAAGTGGACGGCGAACATCCAGGGAAGAATCTGAGGGCCCGTCGCAATATACACACATTACAAACAACTCGTTCTTCCTTAAACATAAATCACACAAAAAACACGAACAGTACACAAACAGTGAACATAGGACAAAACACATGTACTCAAATTCCCAAGTTAAGGCCACGTTCTCCAAAAAACTATTGTGCCCATTCTGAAG CATCTGGAAGGAAGTTATCTGTTCCTGGAAAAAGAGTGGGTACAGCTATAAGCAAGAGTCAAACATTACCACGTAGTATGGGACGTTCAACACCAGTTCAATCTTGTCACAGAGTTACACCTGTTAAACCAACATCCACACCACCCTCTGTAAAGAGACAATTATCTGTACCTGGAAATGGTTCACCTATAAGGAGACCAGGAACACCTACTGCATCAAATAGTAACAGAGGTACACCCACTAGAAAAATACCTATTTTAAAAGGTGTGGATCCAAAACTTGCACAAGTTATTCTTGATGAAATTTTGGAAGGAGGAACAGCAGTACATTGGGAAGACATTGCTGGTCAAGAG ACTGCAAAACAAGCACTACAAGAAATGGTGATACTACCTTCATTGAGACCAGAATTGTTCACTGGTCTACGAACACCTGCAAGAGGATTATTATTGTTTGGTCCGCCAGGAAATGGCAAGACCTTACTTGCACGTGCTGTGGCTACCCAATGCAATGCtacatttttttcaatatcTGCAGCTAGTCTTACATCAAAATATGttggagaaggagaaaaattaGTAAGGGCTCTTTTTGCTATAGCGCGAGAGTTACAGCCATCCGTAATCTTTATCGACGAAGTGGATTCACTATTAAGTGAACGCAGGGATAATGAGCATGAAGCTTCAAG GCGGTTGAAAACGGAATTTTTAGTTGAATTTGATGGTTTACCATGTAATCCGGAAGAACGGGTACTCGTCATGGCTGCTACAAATAGACCTCAAGAATTAGATGAAGCTGCATTAAGAAGATTCACAAAACGAGTTTATGTCACATTGCCGGATTTACGGACAAGAATTATGTTACTAAGACGACTTTTAGCAAAACATAATGATCCACTTACACCAGAAGAATTAAATGAAATGGCGGTTTTGACTGAAGGCTATTCTGGAAGTGATTTAACCGGTTTGGCAAAAGATGCAGCACTTGGGCCTATCAgag AGCTCAATCCAGATCAAGTAAAGGAATTGGATCTAAATTCTGTGCGCAACATCACAATGCAAGATTTTCGTGATTCGCTTAAAAGAATTCGTAGATCAGTATCACCTGCAAGTTTAGCTGCTTATGAAAAATGGAGTTTCGAGTATGGCGAT AATGTACATACAGCAGCTTTTACATTTTCTAAGCTAATTTATAAATGA
- the Spas gene encoding spastin isoform X5, whose translation MSYSDGGRPIRKFGTKSPKKLCVTKNENNDKTTTAINCNNHHHNHYHHIHRFLDTPQPSVHKRNLYIVSFPLILLFNILRTLLYQLFLVFKYLYTSTSQLIQRRQASKQTCQLEIVVGQKSVQSLNNNLHNSGQIENEGMSQVPRRPIGPGPGDPLFAKQKHHHRRAFEFISKALKIDEDNEGQKELAIELYKKGIGELEKGIAIECNGGRGEVWEHAQRLHDKMRTNLAMAKDRLDFLASGRKLSVPGKRVGTAISKSQTLPRSMGRSTPVQSCHRVTPVKPTSTPPSVKRQLSVPGNGSPIRRPGTPTASNSNRGTPTRKIPILKGVDPKLAQVILDEILEGGTAVHWEDIAGQETAKQALQEMVILPSLRPELFTGLRTPARGLLLFGPPGNGKTLLARAVATQCNATFFSISAASLTSKYVGEGEKLVRALFAIARELQPSVIFIDEVDSLLSERRDNEHEASRRLKTEFLVEFDGLPCNPEERVLVMAATNRPQELDEAALRRFTKRVYVTLPDLRTRIMLLRRLLAKHNDPLTPEELNEMAVLTEGYSGSDLTGLAKDAALGPIRELNPDQVKELDLNSVRNITMQDFRDSLKRIRRSVSPASLAAYEKWSFEYGDNVHTAAFTFSKLIYK comes from the exons ATGTCTTACAGCGATGGTGGGCGTCCGATCCGAAAATTCGGCACCAAGTCGCCAAAAAAGCTTTGCGTGaccaaaaatgaaaataacgatAAAACTACGACCGCTATTAATTGCAATAATCACCATCACAATCATTACCACCATATTCATCGCTTCCTCGACACTCCTCAACCGTCGGTACACAAGCGTAATCTATATATTGTTTCTTTCCCCTTGATACTGCTCTTCAACATTCTGAGAACACTTCTTTATCAGTTATTCCTAGTATTTAAGTACTTGTATACATCTACATCTCAGCTGATTCAACGAAGGCAAGCTTCCAAGCAGACCTGCCAATTGGAGATTGTAGTCGGTCAAAAGTCCGTGCAGAGcttgaataataatttacacaattctggGCAAATTGAAAACGAAGGAATGTCACAAGTGCCCAGAAGACCTATTGGTCCTGGTCCTGGGGATCCTTTGTTTGCTAAACAAAAACATCATCATCGTAGAGCTTTTGAATTCATCAGTAAGGCACTTAAGATTGACGAGGACAATGAAG GTCAAAAAGAATTGGCAATTGAACTCTATAAGAAAGGTATTGGAGAATTAGAAAAAGGAATAGCTATAGAATGTAATGGTGGTCGAGGAGAAGTATGGGAACATGCTCAAAGGCTTCATGATAAAATGCGCACTAATCTAGCAATGGCAAAGGATAGACTTGATTTTCTTG CATCTGGAAGGAAGTTATCTGTTCCTGGAAAAAGAGTGGGTACAGCTATAAGCAAGAGTCAAACATTACCACGTAGTATGGGACGTTCAACACCAGTTCAATCTTGTCACAGAGTTACACCTGTTAAACCAACATCCACACCACCCTCTGTAAAGAGACAATTATCTGTACCTGGAAATGGTTCACCTATAAGGAGACCAGGAACACCTACTGCATCAAATAGTAACAGAGGTACACCCACTAGAAAAATACCTATTTTAAAAGGTGTGGATCCAAAACTTGCACAAGTTATTCTTGATGAAATTTTGGAAGGAGGAACAGCAGTACATTGGGAAGACATTGCTGGTCAAGAG ACTGCAAAACAAGCACTACAAGAAATGGTGATACTACCTTCATTGAGACCAGAATTGTTCACTGGTCTACGAACACCTGCAAGAGGATTATTATTGTTTGGTCCGCCAGGAAATGGCAAGACCTTACTTGCACGTGCTGTGGCTACCCAATGCAATGCtacatttttttcaatatcTGCAGCTAGTCTTACATCAAAATATGttggagaaggagaaaaattaGTAAGGGCTCTTTTTGCTATAGCGCGAGAGTTACAGCCATCCGTAATCTTTATCGACGAAGTGGATTCACTATTAAGTGAACGCAGGGATAATGAGCATGAAGCTTCAAG GCGGTTGAAAACGGAATTTTTAGTTGAATTTGATGGTTTACCATGTAATCCGGAAGAACGGGTACTCGTCATGGCTGCTACAAATAGACCTCAAGAATTAGATGAAGCTGCATTAAGAAGATTCACAAAACGAGTTTATGTCACATTGCCGGATTTACGGACAAGAATTATGTTACTAAGACGACTTTTAGCAAAACATAATGATCCACTTACACCAGAAGAATTAAATGAAATGGCGGTTTTGACTGAAGGCTATTCTGGAAGTGATTTAACCGGTTTGGCAAAAGATGCAGCACTTGGGCCTATCAgag AGCTCAATCCAGATCAAGTAAAGGAATTGGATCTAAATTCTGTGCGCAACATCACAATGCAAGATTTTCGTGATTCGCTTAAAAGAATTCGTAGATCAGTATCACCTGCAAGTTTAGCTGCTTATGAAAAATGGAGTTTCGAGTATGGCGAT AATGTACATACAGCAGCTTTTACATTTTCTAAGCTAATTTATAAATGA